A window of Argopecten irradians isolate NY chromosome 1, Ai_NY, whole genome shotgun sequence contains these coding sequences:
- the LOC138323379 gene encoding uncharacterized protein, protein MYFDFEAVCLNINKIWEEDITEANLIYTNGVVFIKQLPNAIKCARACQRHYVPCLDYSYTTTTEECRGYDGLSHDFISQSDTQMWKKTCRLSGYTYDPAFRVCIRLYPIAQTWFQALEACYADAAHLLIVDTVDKVRATVTGLHKNIFAETHKWWLGGYDNENGTKWLNNENIDIPSAIWYHPAQPDCDSEQCINLYLHPLGINDQQCLDLMFYACQERK, encoded by the exons ATGTACTTTGATTTTGAAGCTGTGTGCTTAAACATCAATAAGATCTGGGAGGAAGATATAACGGAAGCGAACCTTATCTATACGAATGGTGTTGTCTTTATTAAACAACTACCAAATGCTATTAAATGTGCACGAGCCTGCCAAAGACATTATGTGCCGTGTTTAGACTATTCCTACACGACAACGACAGAAGAGTGCCGAGGGTACGATGGACTGTCACATGActttatcagccaatcagacaCTCAGATGTGGAAAA AGACTTGTCGTTTGTCTGGGTATACGTACGACCCCGCTTTCCGTGTGTGTATCCGTCTGTACCCCATTGCTCAGACCTGGTTCCAGGCTTTAGAAGCGTGTTATGCAGACGCGGCTCATCTCCTCATAGTGGACACGGTTGATAAAGTTCGGGCAACGGTCACAGGGCTTCACAAGAATATATTCGCCG AAACTCATAAATGGTGGTTAGGAGGCTATGACAATGAAAACGGAACCAAATGGCTCAACAATGAGAACATTGACATACCTAGTGCTATCTGGTACCATCCTGCACAGCCGGACTGCGACTCAGAACAATGTATAAACTTGTACCTCCATCCTCTTGGGATAAATGACCAACAATGCTTAGATCTCATGTTCTACGCATGTCAGGAacggaaataa